A genomic region of Dermacentor andersoni chromosome 9, qqDerAnde1_hic_scaffold, whole genome shotgun sequence contains the following coding sequences:
- the LOC126528460 gene encoding uncharacterized protein: MNSNKRRLLALTVLLTELEDDEMFYATAKRHKKDHTRRKGPDSHSQRLLMDRLNSGPDDYRNLLHVSREQFLHLLSRVRAGIEKDKSSAHRHISAQTRLQVTLRYLSSGELPQSLSQQFKLGCADVGSLIQKTCTVIYKELKDDFMKAPKSEEDWKEVMRVFNDKCNFPNCVGALSGRHVVIKKPSKSSGTYLNSKKTFSLILLAVVDANCKFRYIDVGARGAQEGSEVWEAAPLHKALNKARLPKVVKVASSPDILLPPVFVADDSLPLERRIMKPFGDTNLTQDKRMFNDRLSRARQVVDDAFGTMENRFGCLRTVIQERPERAAAIIYATCVLHNFLGNSMPSPPGASAEGSFGGSTFFRFPLSCGKTSPDGAAIRDDLTAFFNS, from the exons TAGAAAAGGGCCGGACTCTCACAGCCAGCGGCTTCTTATGGACCGCCTGAACTCTGGTCCGGACGATTACAGGAATCTGCTGCACGTGAGCAGAGAACAGTTCTTACACTTGCTGTCTCGTGTGCGTGCGGGGATCGAAAAGGACAAGAGTTCTGCGCACCGTCACATATCGGCGCAGACGCGGCTTCAAGTGACATTGCGGTACCTCTCATCAG GAGAGTTGCCCCAATCACTGAGCCAGCAGTTCAAGTTGGGATGCGCAGATGTGGGGTCCCTCATCCAAAAAACATGCACTGTCATTTACAAAGAACTGAAAGATGACTTCATGAAAGCGCCCAAGAGTGAAGAAGATTGGAAGGAAGTAATGAGGGTCTTCAATGATAAGTGCAACTTTCCAAACTGCGTGGGTGCACTTAGTGGGAGACATGTGGTAATTAAGAAGCCGTCAAAGTCCAGCGGCACGTACTTGAACTCTAAAAAGACATTTAGCCTAATTCTTCTCGCTGTTGTGGATGCAAACTGCAAGTTCAGGTACATTGATGTGGGTGCAAGAGGAGCTCAGGAAGGCAGCGAGGTGTGGGAGGCGGCGCCTCTGCACAAGGCTCTCAACAAGGCTCGTCTGCCAAAAGTTGTGAAGGTGGCAAGCTCTCCTGACATCCTTCTGCCACCCGTGTTCGTAGCAGACGACTCACTGCCGCTTGAGAGGCGCATAATGAAGCCTTTTGGAGACACCAACCTCACACAAGACAAGAGAATGTTCAATGACAG GTTGTCCAGGGCCCGGCAAGTCGTGGACGATGCCTTTGGGACGATGGAGAACCGCTTCGGGTGCCTCCGAACCGTCATCCAAGAGAGACCCGAAAGGGCTGCTGCCATAATATATGCAACCTGCGTGCTTCACAACTTTCTAGGCAATAGCATGCCTTCTCCACCGGGTGCAAGTGCCGAGGGCAGCTTTGGTGGTTCAACATTCTTTCGCTTCCCTTTATCTTGCGGAAAGACTTCACCAGATGGGGCTGCCATAAGAGACGACTTAACAGCGTTTTTCAACAGCTGA